In Carya illinoinensis cultivar Pawnee chromosome 10, C.illinoinensisPawnee_v1, whole genome shotgun sequence, one DNA window encodes the following:
- the LOC122278591 gene encoding uncharacterized protein LOC122278591: MECIESVSYELLVNGTPQDPFKPSRGIRQGDPISPYLFIMCAEALSNLICQAEAKGQVHGIPIAKGQLKISHLFFADDSLLFCKANTFEWIRLHGLLKIYEQASGKRLNLKKTSILFSKNITRATQNFILFIAGVRSAMTYEKYLGLPYVVGKNKNKTFKGILDSIRLRLSNHKVKLLSLAGKEIYIKVVIQALPTYAMSVFKLPCSLLNEISRATHNFWWGQ, from the coding sequence ATGGAATGCATAGAATCTGTCTCCTATGAACTACTGGTCAATGGCACCCCTCAAGACCCTTTCAAACCTTCAAGAGGAATAAGGCAAGGTGACCCCATCTCACCTTacctattcattatgtgtgctGAAGCACTCAGTAACCTAATCTGTCAAGCTGAAGCAAAAGGTCAAGTCCATGGGATCCCAATTGCCAAAGGTCAGCTCAAAATTTCCCACTtgttttttgctgatgatagcttGCTCTTTTGCAAGGCCAATACATTTGAATGGATCAGGTTACATGGCttactgaaaatatatgaacaaGCCTCAGGAAAAAGGCTCAACCTCAAGAAGACTTCCATCTTATTCAGTAAGAATATAACCAGAGCTACTCAAAACTTTATCCTCTTCATTGCTGGAGTAAGGTCTGCCATGACCTATGAAAAGTACCTAGGCTTACCTTATGTGGTgggaaagaacaaaaataaaaccttcAAAGGTATCCTAGATAGTATTAGACTGAGGTTGAGCAACCACAAAGTCAAGCTTCTATCTCTGGCAGGAAAGGAGATATATATCAAGGTTGTGATTCAAGCACTCCCCACCTATGCCATGAGTGTGTTCAAACTCCCATGTTCCTTACTCAATGAAATTAGCAGAGCAACACACAACTTCTGGTGGGGGCAGTAA